One window of the Streptomyces asoensis genome contains the following:
- the sigJ gene encoding RNA polymerase sigma factor SigJ, which produces MSVQSDLGDGRLDPALSAVLSERRQLINLAYRLLGSVADAEDVVQETYVRWYAMSPRQREDIASPGGWLTRVAGRICLDLLGSARAKREMYVGEWVPEPLPDRMEWFSGRSGGAVDPADRVTLDESVNMAFLIVLESMTPAERVAFILHDVFHYSFAEVAEIVGRTPAACRKLASSARRRMRGQQAPETAAAQRAGIVRDFKQAWESQDIEALIGLLDPDATTITDGGGLVGAQLHPVEGGEQVARFFIDSAGTAPDLTILECKVNGQPGLVLQRDGVALSVLAFDVAGDRIKHIWAVLNPDKLRSWTL; this is translated from the coding sequence ATGAGCGTGCAGTCCGATTTAGGAGACGGCCGGCTCGATCCGGCTCTGAGCGCGGTCCTGAGCGAGCGGCGTCAGCTGATCAATCTCGCGTACCGGTTGCTCGGCTCCGTGGCCGACGCCGAGGACGTCGTCCAGGAGACGTACGTCCGCTGGTACGCCATGTCCCCACGGCAGCGGGAGGACATCGCGTCTCCCGGCGGCTGGCTGACCAGGGTCGCCGGCCGCATCTGCCTCGACCTGCTCGGCTCGGCGCGGGCCAAGCGCGAAATGTACGTGGGCGAATGGGTGCCGGAGCCGCTGCCCGACCGTATGGAGTGGTTCAGCGGGCGGTCCGGCGGCGCCGTCGACCCGGCCGACCGGGTCACCCTCGACGAGTCGGTCAACATGGCCTTCCTCATCGTGCTCGAGTCGATGACCCCGGCCGAGCGCGTCGCCTTCATCCTGCACGACGTCTTCCACTATTCGTTCGCGGAAGTGGCGGAGATCGTCGGCCGGACGCCGGCGGCATGCCGCAAGCTGGCCTCGTCGGCCCGCCGCCGTATGCGCGGGCAGCAGGCTCCCGAGACCGCGGCAGCCCAACGCGCGGGCATCGTCAGGGACTTCAAGCAGGCATGGGAGTCCCAGGACATCGAAGCCCTCATCGGCCTGCTCGATCCCGATGCCACGACGATCACCGACGGCGGCGGCCTGGTCGGGGCTCAGCTCCACCCCGTCGAGGGCGGCGAGCAGGTCGCCCGCTTCTTCATCGATTCCGCGGGCACCGCACCCGACCTGACGATCCTGGAGTGCAAGGTCAACGGCCAGCCCGGTCTGGTGCTGCAACGCGACGGTGTCGCCCTGTCGGTGCTGGCGTTCGACGTGGCAGGCGACCGGATCAAGCACATCTGGGCGGTGCTCAACCCCGACAAGCTCCGGTCCTGGACGCTCTGA
- a CDS encoding carboxymuconolactone decarboxylase family protein — MEARLNLSASPLAGKALKYIASASKAIFDGTTVPKATQDLVMLRASQINGCGFCTDIHTKDAAHAGETTVRVNLVAAWRESTVFTDAERAALELTEQGTRIADAAGGVTDEAWSDASKHYNEEELVALSTLIALINATNRLGVITRQQGGSYQPGQLG; from the coding sequence ATGGAAGCCCGCTTGAACCTCTCCGCCAGCCCGCTCGCAGGCAAGGCCTTGAAGTACATCGCCTCGGCGAGCAAGGCGATCTTCGACGGCACGACGGTGCCGAAGGCAACTCAGGACCTGGTCATGCTCCGCGCCAGCCAGATCAACGGCTGCGGCTTCTGCACCGACATCCACACCAAGGACGCCGCGCACGCCGGGGAGACCACGGTGCGGGTCAACCTGGTCGCGGCCTGGCGCGAGTCCACGGTGTTCACCGACGCCGAGCGCGCCGCCCTGGAGCTGACGGAGCAGGGCACCCGCATCGCCGACGCGGCCGGCGGTGTGACGGACGAGGCCTGGTCCGATGCCTCCAAGCACTACAACGAGGAGGAGCTCGTCGCCCTGTCGACGCTCATCGCCCTCATCAACGCCACCAACCGTCTGGGCGTCATCACCCGGCAGCAGGGCGGCAGCTACCAGCCCGGCCAGCTCGGTTAA